AACAGCGTCTCCAACCCCAGCCCCTCAATTGCCAAACTCTGGTACAGTTGAACCAACAATTATCGGTATTGGTGCAGGAGCTGTACTGTTAGTTATAAGCCTTGCATTAGTACTTTAATGCCAAACTTCATCAGTTACTCAGGTTTATTTGCAGCTCCTTTTTTAATCAAATTTTATTGGCTCCGGAATTTTATTTTCAACTTTCTGGGTTTTAAGTTTTTACCTTATTAAATAAAATTATATAATTCCAATATGGAATTGCCTTCTAATGTAAAAATCAAAACTTTTCCATGGACAGCTTTGCCACTTCTTGGCAAATATACAGCTCACGCAATTTATCCAAATATTTATATTCCAAAAAATATTTACGAAAACTTAAAGTCAAAAAATCCAAATCCAGAATACGTTTCAGTTTTATTACACGAACAAACTCACATCAAAAGACAAAAACAAGCTGGCTGGTTTATTTGGGGTTTAAAATACTGTTTCTCGAGAAACTTTCGTTTTAATGAAGAATTTGAAGCAATAAAAACGCAAATAAAATATCTAAAGAGTAAAAATATGAAATTCGATACAGCTCGCAGAGCAAAATATTTATCAGGCCCACTTTATCTTTGGTGTATTAGTTACAAAGAAGCAAAAGAAAAATTAGATTATCTCCAGCTTGGGAACCAGTAATATGAAGTATCAAGTTGCAATGGAATTTTAAGTCCCGCCCAGTGTGGATAAAAATAAATAAATAAAATTAGGGCAAGAACAAAAAATGGAATTCTCCATTCTTTAAATCTTCTTAAAACATATGCAATTAAAATCGCCATAAAGGGAATTGAGGGCAGATAGTGATACAAAAACATAATGCGCGGAGATAGTGCCCATGGCGTAAAGAAAACTAAATAAGAAAAAACAACCAGTCCTAGTTTTTTGTTACGTTCTTTAATTGCAAAATAAGATGTAACAACAACTGCAACTGCCCCTCCCCAAAAAACAATTGGATTTCCCATCATATAAATTCTTGACACTTGCCCATTTACTTCATCACTTGTATACAAATAGATTGGGCGTATTAGAAAAGGCCAGGTATACCACATAGATGAATAAGGATGAGTCGCTCGAAGGTTGGTATGATACCACCACATTTGTTTTTGTACATCAATCACCATATCCAAGGGAACTATTCCCGTCTTAAAATCGGTTCTTGTAGCATATCCAGTATTTTGAATATATTCAGTCTGTATTTGTTTGTTTGTAAAAATTGGAAAATAAGCAGATAAATAAATAATTGGCGGGATTATAAAAAAGAAAATATAAGTCCAGTTTAATTTTCGCTTATATACAAAATGAGCTACAAAAATAATTGGAGCAACCCAAAGCCCACTCCATTTAGAAACACATGCAAGTCCAAAAAATACTGCAGCCCAAAAATTTTTCTTTTTTAAGTAAGAATAGACCGATGCAAGGCTAAAAAACAATATATACGAATCATTCATTCCAATACGGCTTGTAACAAGCGCCAGCCCATCAAGAGAAATTACAGCTGATGCAATAAGCGCCAATAATTCATCGTCAAAAATTTCTTTTGCAATAAAAAAAGTAAGTATTACAGACCCCACTCCAAGAAGCGCTCCCGGAAATCTCCAACCAAAAGAATTCTCTCCCAAGAAAAGCATCCCGACAACCATTCCCTCTTTTGCCAATGGAGGATGTGTCCATTCGTATGCGAACCCCGAAGGGTTTGGATTCCACCATTCCCAGGCTTTTGTAATCCCATGCAACATATTTTGCGCGGTAAACGCATGATAAACTTCATCAAAATAATGAGTCTGAGGATAAGGCAAATTATAAAATCTCGTCACCGCCGCAAAAATGACCACCCCAATGAAAAGTATTTTTATTTTTTTACTTGAAATTTCTGGTTTTTCAAAAATAAATATACTTTCTTTTTTTTGCGAATTTCCAGCAAACGCCGCGACAGGCCAGGAGGTAATCCGACTCCGAAGAAGCAAGTTTGTGAAATTCGCAGTGTTATCTTTAATTTTTTCTGGAATCATAAATATTCCAAGTAATAAAACATTTATTAAACTTAAAAGCTTTACTACTCCATCTCCAAATACCTCCTGAAAATTATTCGTCACCCAATTCCAAGCCCAATAAAGATTAGCGATATAAACAAAAGAAAATCCAACAAGAGCAAGAATAAAAATTGGGTCAAGCGCAACAGCAATCGAAAGCGGAGCAAAAACAGGCAACATATGCCTCTCATGCATTCGCGTCATAAATAAAAAACTGGCCGCAAAAGTAAATGCAAGTAAAATATATTCACCACCTCTAATTTTTAAAAATCTAAACGCAAAAACAAAAAATAAGATAGCGAGTATTAATCCGCCCACTATATTTAAATACATGTCAGGCTTCCAGGTTCCAATTATCGCCCAAAAATTAAACGCGTTCACTGAAGTATACGGATATTGATTGAGGCTTACATTAAGTCGATCAATTATAAAATTAATAATATTACCCCCGTTTGCAAATGGAACAAATCCAAAAACAAAAATAACAGCTCCTTCCAAAATATAAGTGAATATTTTTTGTACTTTCCATTTTCGCTGAATCATTAAAATAAAAATAATTAAAGAAATGATTG
The Patescibacteria group bacterium genome window above contains:
- a CDS encoding phospholipid carrier-dependent glycosyltransferase; this encodes MQKLIKNIPNIIILLFSAFILRLILSPFGTLTLDQNTFIAWGNRLVTVGFSKFYFGGWSDYLPGYLYLLRFVSQIANANSLTQTPQTTIYKLPAILSDIDTGYLIYKITKNLKDETWARIAAFIYLFNPAVIANSTIWGQVDGLTSLFALFSFYTLESNFWLSSAALAFGTLIKPQMAIISLIIFILMIQRKWKVQKIFTYILEGAVIFVFGFVPFANGGNIINFIIDRLNVSLNQYPYTSVNAFNFWAIIGTWKPDMYLNIVGGLILAILFFVFAFRFLKIRGGEYILLAFTFAASFLFMTRMHERHMLPVFAPLSIAVALDPIFILALVGFSFVYIANLYWAWNWVTNNFQEVFGDGVVKLLSLINVLLLGIFMIPEKIKDNTANFTNLLLRSRITSWPVAAFAGNSQKKESIFIFEKPEISSKKIKILFIGVVIFAAVTRFYNLPYPQTHYFDEVYHAFTAQNMLHGITKAWEWWNPNPSGFAYEWTHPPLAKEGMVVGMLFLGENSFGWRFPGALLGVGSVILTFFIAKEIFDDELLALIASAVISLDGLALVTSRIGMNDSYILFFSLASVYSYLKKKNFWAAVFFGLACVSKWSGLWVAPIIFVAHFVYKRKLNWTYIFFFIIPPIIYLSAYFPIFTNKQIQTEYIQNTGYATRTDFKTGIVPLDMVIDVQKQMWWYHTNLRATHPYSSMWYTWPFLIRPIYLYTSDEVNGQVSRIYMMGNPIVFWGGAVAVVVTSYFAIKERNKKLGLVVFSYLVFFTPWALSPRIMFLYHYLPSIPFMAILIAYVLRRFKEWRIPFFVLALILFIYFYPHWAGLKIPLQLDTSYYWFPSWR